One segment of Gordonia terrae DNA contains the following:
- a CDS encoding Rv1355c family protein — translation MNTPPDTAATLYSPDELPVELTAEPALIVSDITGRTSRALDELLPPAEPALRDESPRFAHFPWRNALVKIPGPRTFRRLRLDRNRHKLTAAQQAAAGELRIGVVGLSVGHAISLTLALEGLAGEMRLADFDELELTNMNRIPATLMDIHDNKAVVAARRISEIDPYLTTVVYSGGITTENIDQFLDGLDIVVEECDSFDVKVLVREKCRSRGIPVLMETSDGGTLDVERFDLEPERPLFHGLAGDLQIEDLVGLDRAALTPLAVRVLEPTKVTAPMAASAIELGHTVTAWPQLGGDVLLGGATVAAAVRRLVQGKSLRSGRVRFDRDSWLDGLEDPIDTAVADDGPQAAHSIEPLAPPYEDSRVEAMGDRELVVHAARRAPSAGNQQPWEITSDDDTVTITLDRARTSTLDVEHRASAVAVGAALYNARVAATARGVLDDIEITDDAGTLAGRARLKGLDTGSRSPDAEAELSALLARGTRRGVGDGSPLSAADRSRLHDAASSDRTRLIALTDRRDIDRYASIISRSDRARFLTPELHREMFLELTTDPTAAEGIDVASLDLPPAMAGMLDVLRRADVMALLDEWGGGTALGADAGSRVASSSAVLVLVQRGTAAVDYLRGGIVAEQLWVAAERLGYAVHPMTPTFLYADDDETARALSSNHGDELAALRREMLETWPLAADEAPTIVLRLSRADSPVEVSRRLPVRG, via the coding sequence ATGAACACGCCGCCGGACACTGCCGCCACCCTCTACTCGCCGGACGAACTACCCGTCGAGTTGACCGCGGAACCCGCCCTGATCGTGTCCGACATCACCGGGCGCACGAGCCGCGCGCTCGACGAACTCCTCCCGCCCGCGGAGCCGGCGCTGCGGGACGAGAGCCCGCGTTTCGCGCACTTCCCCTGGCGCAACGCTCTCGTCAAGATCCCCGGTCCGCGCACGTTCCGGCGCCTCCGACTCGACCGCAACCGGCACAAGCTGACCGCGGCTCAGCAGGCCGCCGCCGGCGAGCTCCGCATCGGTGTCGTCGGATTGAGTGTGGGACATGCGATATCGCTCACACTGGCACTCGAAGGGCTCGCGGGCGAAATGCGTCTCGCCGATTTCGACGAACTCGAACTGACCAATATGAATCGAATTCCGGCGACGCTCATGGATATTCACGACAACAAGGCCGTGGTCGCCGCGCGGCGCATTTCCGAGATCGATCCATATCTCACCACCGTCGTGTACTCGGGGGGAATAACAACCGAGAACATCGATCAATTCCTCGACGGGCTGGATATTGTCGTCGAAGAATGCGATTCGTTCGATGTGAAGGTCCTCGTCCGCGAGAAGTGTCGGTCGCGCGGAATTCCGGTCCTGATGGAAACCAGCGACGGCGGAACACTCGATGTCGAGAGGTTCGACCTCGAACCGGAGCGGCCGCTTTTCCACGGTCTGGCGGGCGATCTGCAGATCGAGGATCTCGTCGGCCTCGACCGGGCGGCCCTCACCCCGCTGGCCGTCCGGGTGCTCGAGCCGACGAAGGTGACCGCGCCGATGGCGGCGTCGGCCATCGAACTGGGCCACACGGTGACCGCCTGGCCGCAACTCGGCGGCGATGTCCTGCTGGGCGGTGCGACGGTGGCGGCGGCGGTTCGCCGCCTCGTCCAGGGCAAGTCGCTGCGTTCGGGACGCGTCCGCTTCGATCGTGACTCCTGGCTCGACGGTCTCGAGGACCCGATCGACACAGCCGTCGCCGACGACGGTCCGCAGGCGGCGCACAGCATCGAACCGCTCGCACCGCCGTATGAGGACTCGCGTGTCGAGGCGATGGGCGACCGCGAACTCGTCGTGCACGCCGCGAGGCGCGCGCCGTCCGCGGGCAACCAGCAGCCGTGGGAGATCACCTCCGACGACGACACCGTCACCATCACCCTAGACCGCGCGCGTACCTCCACCCTCGATGTCGAGCACCGGGCATCGGCGGTGGCGGTCGGTGCGGCGCTGTACAACGCCCGCGTCGCGGCGACGGCACGCGGGGTGCTCGACGACATCGAGATCACCGACGACGCAGGCACGCTGGCCGGTCGGGCACGGTTGAAGGGCCTCGACACCGGCTCACGGTCGCCGGACGCGGAGGCGGAACTGAGCGCGCTGCTCGCCCGCGGCACCCGACGCGGCGTCGGGGACGGGTCACCGCTGTCGGCGGCGGACCGCAGTCGGCTGCACGACGCCGCCTCGAGTGACCGCACGCGCCTGATCGCCCTCACCGACCGCAGGGACATCGACCGCTACGCCTCGATCATCTCCCGGTCGGACCGCGCCCGGTTCCTGACGCCCGAACTGCACCGCGAGATGTTCCTGGAGCTCACCACCGACCCGACTGCCGCCGAGGGCATCGACGTCGCCTCGCTGGACCTGCCACCGGCGATGGCGGGCATGCTCGACGTGCTGCGCCGCGCCGACGTGATGGCCCTGCTCGACGAATGGGGTGGCGGCACCGCGCTCGGCGCCGACGCCGGCTCACGGGTCGCGTCGTCCTCCGCGGTCCTCGTGCTGGTGCAGCGGGGCACGGCAGCGGTGGACTATCTTCGCGGGGGGATCGTCGCGGAACAGTTGTGGGTGGCCGCCGAGCGGCTCGGCTATGCGGTCCATCCCATGACGCCGACATTCCTCTATGCCGACGACGACGAGACCGCCCGCGCGCTGTCGAGCAATCACGGCGACGAACTGGCCGCCCTGCGTCGCGAGATGCTCGAGACGTGGCCGCTCGCCGCCGACGAGGCGCCGACCATCGTGCTGCGGCTCTCGCGCGCGGACTCGCCCGTGGAGGTCAGCCGGCGGCTGCCCGTGCGCGGGTGA
- a CDS encoding DUF4012 domain-containing protein produces MIRRLAGNRVVQVVAVLLVLAAAATVWLAYSAFQVRDDLESVRTDASRARTLMLDGDQAGARQAAEAASASARDAEDRSSGFLWSAAAAVPLVGSPLKSVQQMSDAVAALSADVLVPAADLATVLDPNRLRTGNTVNLALLRDAQPALKSVAEKSAEVAEQVSAIEPSWLGVVADARDQLAEQVDAADSTVQATSIAAELVPSMLGADGPRNYFMAFQTPSEARGTGGLVGGFAVLNATGGRVTIPELGANSEFRDPATPQIDLGPEYDAIYSYYRPYTDFRNGNLSAHFPDAAQIWLANWRAQTGKQLDGAIALDPIALKYVLEVVGPVTVGREKITADNVVPITLSTAYQRFADDNQARKDYLQSISQAVVNKLVTSSGSTRNLLEALGRGVHERRIMIYSTDDENQRILESTKLGHQISDTSSPYLQVAVGNASGTKLDYYLRREISYTSGGCNGDTRESTITVKLTNTLDTADRTDYVAGNLGTELSVKKGTNLANVEFLATKGAVLKEMTLGEGGAFYVEQALHGRPYYSTRVGIAPGQTATIVLTIDEPTSAHGDAEVPIQPLVDDPTVNVDVPACGPED; encoded by the coding sequence ATGATCCGGCGTCTCGCGGGCAACCGCGTCGTTCAGGTCGTCGCGGTCCTGCTGGTCCTCGCCGCGGCGGCCACGGTCTGGCTGGCGTATTCGGCGTTCCAGGTGCGCGACGACCTGGAGTCGGTGCGCACGGACGCGAGCCGAGCCCGGACCCTGATGCTCGACGGCGATCAGGCCGGTGCCCGGCAGGCGGCCGAGGCGGCGTCGGCGAGCGCCCGGGACGCCGAGGACCGGTCGTCGGGCTTCCTGTGGTCGGCGGCAGCGGCCGTGCCGCTCGTCGGTTCGCCGTTGAAGTCGGTACAGCAGATGAGCGATGCCGTCGCGGCGCTCTCAGCCGACGTGCTGGTGCCGGCGGCCGACCTCGCCACCGTCCTCGACCCGAACCGATTGCGTACCGGCAACACCGTCAACCTCGCGTTGCTGCGTGACGCCCAACCCGCACTGAAGTCGGTGGCCGAGAAGTCGGCCGAGGTGGCCGAGCAGGTGTCGGCGATCGAGCCGAGCTGGCTGGGCGTGGTTGCCGATGCCCGCGACCAGCTCGCCGAGCAGGTCGATGCCGCCGATTCGACGGTGCAGGCCACGAGCATCGCCGCCGAACTCGTCCCGTCGATGCTGGGCGCCGACGGTCCCCGGAACTACTTCATGGCGTTCCAGACGCCGTCCGAGGCACGCGGAACCGGCGGTCTCGTCGGCGGTTTCGCGGTGCTGAACGCGACCGGCGGGCGGGTGACCATCCCGGAGCTCGGCGCCAACTCGGAGTTCCGTGATCCGGCCACCCCGCAGATCGACCTGGGTCCCGAGTACGACGCGATCTACTCGTACTACCGGCCGTACACCGACTTCCGGAACGGCAATCTCAGCGCCCACTTCCCCGACGCCGCGCAGATCTGGCTCGCGAACTGGCGGGCGCAGACCGGCAAGCAGCTCGACGGGGCGATCGCGCTGGACCCGATCGCGCTGAAGTACGTGCTCGAGGTCGTCGGGCCGGTGACGGTGGGCCGCGAGAAGATCACCGCCGACAACGTCGTCCCGATCACGCTGTCGACGGCCTACCAGCGCTTCGCCGACGACAACCAGGCCCGCAAGGACTACCTGCAGTCCATCTCCCAGGCCGTCGTGAACAAGCTCGTCACGTCCAGTGGGAGCACCCGCAACCTGCTCGAGGCGCTCGGTCGTGGCGTCCACGAGCGACGGATCATGATCTACAGCACCGACGACGAGAACCAGCGGATCCTCGAGTCGACCAAGCTGGGGCACCAGATCTCGGACACCTCCTCGCCCTACCTGCAGGTGGCCGTCGGCAACGCGTCCGGGACCAAGCTGGACTACTACCTGCGCCGCGAGATCAGCTATACCTCCGGCGGATGCAACGGTGACACAAGGGAATCGACGATCACGGTGAAGCTCACCAACACCCTCGACACCGCCGACAGGACCGACTACGTCGCCGGAAACCTCGGCACCGAACTCTCGGTGAAGAAGGGCACCAACCTCGCCAACGTCGAGTTCCTCGCGACCAAGGGCGCGGTCCTGAAGGAGATGACCCTCGGCGAGGGCGGGGCGTTCTATGTGGAGCAGGCCCTGCACGGCCGCCCGTACTACTCGACGCGCGTCGGCATCGCCCCGGGGCAGACCGCCACCATCGTCCTGACGATCGACGAGCCCACCTCCGCGCACGGCGACGCCGAGGTCCCGATCCAACCGCTCGTCGACGACCCCACCGTGAACGTCGACGTCCCCGCGTGCGGCCCGGAGGACTAG
- a CDS encoding sensor domain-containing diguanylate cyclase: MALIRRVLRRYDARSMATLISTGGVIPLPVISVLAPETLYPGGMPILLTIWSFIAVVFAVTAIRARLTDLEFAFLGGLGIVGICGTSMILASPRSSTLVLAIVAVIPAIGAISATTRLILSHLALAVVCASVVLGVTTSSVPEYLISFGAMLGLIVVPVFLVVALRKSMEAVLDQQTRLVGIDPLTGLLNRRGFLIRASQLLSAARSSTGWIGILLLDVDHFKRINDQYGHLAGDGVLLAASAAIREHAPVGSEVCRYGGEEFLMFHVVHDADELWLSAERLRAAVAAAAPVTISVGGVCAPLRVAGDHLVSGHFETAFSTDDVIGNLLGQADDCVYQAKENGRDTTVIKSIDEVIWNDGAPSAHAADAERTVSPPSASLYEVFYRRPADFVDIDSRTSGR; this comes from the coding sequence ATGGCGTTGATCAGGAGGGTGCTTCGTCGCTACGACGCCCGGTCGATGGCGACGCTGATCAGCACCGGCGGTGTCATCCCACTCCCGGTCATCAGCGTGCTCGCGCCCGAGACCCTCTACCCGGGCGGGATGCCGATCCTGCTCACCATCTGGTCGTTCATCGCGGTTGTCTTCGCGGTGACGGCGATTCGCGCCCGGCTGACCGATCTCGAGTTCGCGTTCCTCGGCGGCCTGGGCATCGTCGGGATCTGCGGCACCTCGATGATCCTCGCCTCGCCACGTTCTTCGACCCTTGTCCTGGCGATCGTCGCGGTCATCCCCGCGATCGGCGCGATCTCCGCCACGACCCGGCTCATCTTGTCCCATCTGGCGCTCGCGGTGGTGTGCGCGTCGGTGGTCCTGGGCGTGACCACGTCGTCCGTTCCGGAATACCTGATCAGCTTCGGCGCGATGCTCGGCCTGATCGTGGTGCCGGTCTTCCTCGTGGTCGCCTTGCGGAAGTCGATGGAAGCCGTGCTGGACCAGCAGACCCGCCTCGTCGGGATCGATCCGCTGACGGGCCTGCTCAATCGCCGAGGATTCCTGATCCGTGCGTCGCAACTGCTCTCGGCCGCACGCTCGTCCACGGGCTGGATCGGCATCCTGCTGCTCGACGTCGACCACTTCAAGCGGATCAACGACCAGTACGGCCATCTCGCCGGTGACGGGGTGTTGCTGGCAGCATCGGCCGCGATCCGGGAACACGCCCCCGTCGGTTCGGAGGTGTGTCGCTACGGCGGCGAGGAGTTCCTCATGTTCCACGTCGTCCACGATGCGGACGAGCTGTGGCTCAGCGCCGAACGCCTACGGGCTGCGGTGGCCGCCGCCGCACCGGTGACCATCAGCGTCGGCGGTGTCTGCGCGCCGCTGCGCGTCGCGGGCGACCACCTGGTCTCCGGTCACTTCGAGACCGCCTTCTCCACCGACGACGTGATCGGCAATCTCCTCGGACAGGCCGACGACTGCGTATATCAGGCGAAGGAGAACGGTCGCGACACCACCGTGATCAAGTCCATCGACGAGGTGATCTGGAACGACGGGGCACCGAGCGCGCATGCCGCCGACGCGGAACGGACGGTGTCACCGCCGTCGGCGAGCCTGTACGAGGTGTTCTACCGCCGGCCGGCCGACTTCGTCGACATCGACAGCCGCACCAGCGGGCGTTGA
- a CDS encoding low molecular weight protein-tyrosine-phosphatase: MVTVSDQAATPQMSILFVCTGNICRSPIGERVLAGLAGRAGVPVTSTSAGVGALNGQPIHPHASAVLVENGYDAAGFESRYLRPPMLAESDLVLCMSREHRAAAQQMAPARWKRVFTLTEFAALCDLGALPEIIAGRGRLDPNAEQLDIVDPMGRPREDFDRVFAEIEPKVEAVVGWLAANAGLAPAPAPGAGEVR; the protein is encoded by the coding sequence ATGGTGACCGTATCCGATCAGGCGGCGACGCCGCAGATGTCGATCCTGTTCGTGTGTACGGGCAACATCTGCCGTTCGCCGATCGGCGAACGCGTGCTGGCCGGTCTCGCCGGCCGGGCCGGTGTCCCCGTGACGTCGACCAGTGCCGGTGTCGGGGCACTCAACGGCCAGCCCATCCACCCGCACGCCTCGGCCGTACTGGTCGAGAACGGCTACGACGCAGCGGGTTTCGAGTCCCGGTATCTGCGGCCGCCGATGCTCGCGGAGTCCGACCTCGTGCTGTGCATGAGTCGCGAACACCGCGCCGCGGCGCAGCAGATGGCGCCGGCTCGGTGGAAGCGGGTCTTCACGCTGACCGAGTTCGCCGCGCTCTGCGACCTCGGTGCGCTGCCGGAGATCATCGCCGGGCGCGGGCGTCTCGACCCCAACGCGGAGCAGCTCGACATCGTGGACCCGATGGGCCGGCCGCGTGAGGACTTCGATCGCGTGTTCGCCGAGATCGAGCCGAAGGTGGAGGCGGTGGTCGGGTGGTTGGCGGCGAATGCCGGCTTGGCGCCGGCGCCGGCGCCGGGAGCGGGGGAGGTCCGATGA
- a CDS encoding 1,4-dihydroxy-2-naphthoyl-CoA synthase — protein sequence MTATPETTGTPGTQDSAGQPFDPASWAAVPGFDDLTDITYHRHVGEGREHGIVRVAFDRPEVRNAFRPHTVDELYRVLDHARRTPDVGTILLTGNGPSPRDGGWAFCSGGDQRIRGRSGYQYATSHDDDVAAAGADTVDAARVKAEGGRLHILEVQRLIRTMPKVVIAVVNGWAAGGGHSLHVVCDLTLASAEHARFKQTDADVGSFDAGYGSAYLAKQVGQKFAREIFFLGEAYDAETMHRMGAVNRVAPHADLETTAIEWARRINSKSPTAQRMLKFAFNLTDDGLMGQQVFAGEATRLAYMTDEAVEGRDAFLEKRDPRWDDYPYYY from the coding sequence ATGACTGCCACGCCAGAAACCACGGGGACGCCAGGCACCCAGGACTCCGCAGGCCAGCCCTTCGACCCGGCGTCGTGGGCCGCGGTGCCCGGCTTCGACGACCTGACCGACATCACGTATCACCGCCATGTCGGCGAGGGGCGCGAGCACGGCATCGTGCGCGTCGCGTTCGACCGCCCCGAGGTCCGCAACGCATTCCGACCGCACACCGTCGACGAGCTGTATCGCGTCCTCGACCATGCGCGCCGGACTCCCGATGTCGGCACCATCCTGCTGACCGGGAACGGCCCGAGCCCCAGGGACGGCGGGTGGGCGTTCTGCAGCGGCGGCGACCAGCGCATCCGCGGACGTTCGGGCTACCAGTACGCCACCTCGCACGACGACGACGTCGCAGCGGCCGGCGCCGACACCGTCGACGCGGCGCGGGTGAAGGCCGAGGGTGGGCGGCTGCACATCCTCGAGGTCCAGCGACTCATCCGCACCATGCCCAAGGTCGTCATCGCCGTCGTCAACGGCTGGGCCGCCGGCGGTGGGCACTCCCTGCACGTCGTGTGCGACCTGACCCTCGCGTCCGCCGAACACGCCCGGTTCAAGCAGACCGACGCCGATGTGGGCTCCTTCGACGCCGGGTACGGCAGCGCCTACCTCGCCAAGCAGGTCGGGCAGAAGTTCGCGCGCGAGATCTTCTTCCTCGGGGAGGCCTACGACGCCGAGACCATGCACCGGATGGGTGCGGTCAACCGCGTCGCCCCGCACGCCGACCTGGAGACCACCGCCATCGAGTGGGCGCGTCGGATCAACAGCAAATCCCCGACGGCCCAGCGCATGCTGAAGTTCGCGTTCAACCTCACCGACGACGGCCTCATGGGCCAGCAGGTGTTCGCCGGCGAGGCGACCCGCCTGGCCTACATGACCGACGAGGCGGTCGAGGGCCGCGACGCCTTCCTCGAGAAGCGCGACCCGCGCTGGGACGACTACCCGTACTACTACTGA
- a CDS encoding Hsp20/alpha crystallin family protein, producing the protein MLRFDPFSDMDAWTRGMMTGSAAGTARTPRFMPLDLYKVEDHYLLVADLPGADPGSIDVSVDNGVLTLSAQRSTPSDEGVQWLTSERFSGTYRRQLTLGDAIDSSAISARYDNGVLTVTIPVAEKAKPRRIEVESSGRPQAIETGTVT; encoded by the coding sequence GTGCTTCGTTTCGATCCCTTTTCCGACATGGATGCCTGGACACGAGGCATGATGACCGGTTCAGCGGCCGGAACCGCCCGCACTCCGCGATTCATGCCCCTGGACCTGTACAAGGTCGAGGACCACTATCTGCTCGTCGCCGATCTACCCGGCGCCGATCCCGGCTCCATCGACGTGAGCGTCGACAACGGCGTCCTCACGTTGTCCGCCCAGCGCAGTACGCCATCCGACGAGGGCGTGCAGTGGTTGACCAGCGAGCGCTTCTCCGGGACGTATCGCCGCCAACTGACCCTCGGCGACGCCATCGACAGCTCGGCCATCTCGGCGCGCTACGACAACGGCGTGCTCACCGTGACGATCCCGGTCGCCGAGAAAGCCAAGCCGCGACGGATCGAGGTCGAGAGTTCCGGCCGACCACAGGCGATCGAGACCGGAACGGTCACATAA
- a CDS encoding PaaI family thioesterase, with protein MSEANDRAVEAVEEDPHEGGFRAHTAVTTERGGPRYGEFSEQVRLLMDNARYACPDDALVDELIDHLTAVNEKLAKVRIDEWHSPAGTRIDLPSRGNITLPPYEVKELTETGVIAELTFRDFHLGGNNAAHGGHVAVAFDDVGGFASAVAIQAVSRTAYLNVQYRSITPLNTPLRIHAWADRIEGRKVFIKGSLHDGDRLCAEMDALFIKLNPGQA; from the coding sequence GTGAGTGAAGCGAACGACCGCGCCGTCGAGGCCGTCGAAGAGGACCCGCACGAAGGTGGTTTCCGGGCGCACACGGCCGTCACCACCGAGCGCGGCGGCCCACGCTACGGAGAGTTCAGCGAGCAGGTTCGTCTGCTCATGGACAATGCTCGGTACGCCTGCCCCGACGACGCGCTCGTGGACGAACTCATCGACCACCTCACAGCCGTCAACGAGAAGCTGGCGAAGGTCCGGATCGACGAATGGCATTCACCGGCCGGGACCCGCATCGACCTGCCGTCGCGGGGCAACATCACCCTGCCGCCGTACGAGGTCAAGGAACTGACCGAGACCGGGGTCATCGCCGAGCTGACGTTCCGCGATTTCCACCTCGGCGGGAACAACGCCGCACACGGCGGGCACGTGGCGGTCGCATTCGACGACGTCGGCGGCTTCGCGTCGGCGGTAGCGATCCAGGCCGTCAGCCGGACCGCCTACCTGAACGTGCAATACCGGTCCATCACGCCACTGAACACGCCGCTGCGTATCCACGCCTGGGCCGACCGCATCGAGGGCCGCAAGGTGTTCATCAAGGGCTCCCTCCACGATGGTGACCGCCTCTGCGCCGAGATGGACGCGCTGTTCATCAAGCTCAACCCCGGGCAGGCCTAG
- a CDS encoding HNH endonuclease produces the protein MFRYLGVMPELTTLLEQLIETTPPADDPTGRATFDALETLRLLRNAIDHQIVTHAAQLEELGVAHKAGGTTKGVLIEMGYAPAVAVRALRSVDALHELPAVARHAADGRLSAEVADAIIRGLAQIDKRSPTALSDEDRAFYELALVGQGLSGATPAEVARYARGIGNTIANASESGIPAADDASLNTVNAHTTDDGRVEIRADLTQVVGEKFLSMIDERACPRPEPDGADDRRSAEQRRADAFELILDQAAIGATIDTVGSPRTQLMVTIPATGADPATLPWTGSVSRTTTRQVSCDGSLTEIILDAEGVPLQMGHTHRLFPAHLRKAVIVRDQCCVKCGAPPSHTQVHHIQHWADGGPTDLGNGCLLCQRCHTQVHHHGWDVVMGFDRHPWLVPPATIDPQRRPLPAYDRRTMRLDDAA, from the coding sequence ATGTTCCGGTACCTTGGAGTCATGCCAGAGCTCACCACCCTCCTCGAGCAGCTCATCGAGACCACCCCGCCCGCCGACGACCCCACGGGCAGAGCAACATTCGACGCGCTCGAGACATTGCGACTGCTCCGCAATGCCATCGATCACCAGATCGTCACGCACGCAGCCCAACTCGAAGAACTCGGAGTGGCACACAAGGCCGGTGGGACCACCAAGGGGGTGCTGATCGAGATGGGTTACGCACCCGCTGTGGCTGTACGTGCCTTGCGGAGCGTCGACGCTCTCCACGAGCTACCCGCCGTGGCCCGGCATGCCGCCGACGGACGACTGTCCGCGGAAGTCGCCGACGCCATCATCCGCGGCCTGGCTCAGATCGACAAGCGTTCGCCGACAGCACTTTCCGACGAGGATCGCGCCTTTTACGAGCTTGCTCTGGTCGGTCAAGGGCTGTCAGGAGCAACACCGGCGGAGGTGGCGAGGTACGCCCGCGGTATCGGCAACACCATCGCCAACGCCTCCGAGAGCGGCATTCCCGCCGCCGACGATGCATCACTGAACACGGTCAACGCCCACACCACCGACGACGGACGCGTCGAGATCCGTGCCGACCTCACACAGGTGGTCGGTGAGAAGTTCCTCTCCATGATCGACGAACGAGCCTGCCCACGACCCGAACCCGACGGCGCCGACGACCGGCGTTCGGCCGAACAGCGCCGAGCTGATGCGTTCGAGCTCATCCTCGACCAAGCGGCGATCGGTGCCACCATCGACACCGTCGGCTCACCACGCACGCAGCTGATGGTGACGATCCCCGCCACCGGCGCAGATCCCGCCACCCTGCCGTGGACCGGATCGGTCAGTCGAACGACCACCCGTCAGGTGTCATGCGACGGATCTCTCACCGAGATCATCCTCGACGCCGAAGGCGTACCACTGCAGATGGGACACACGCACCGGCTGTTCCCAGCACATCTACGCAAGGCGGTCATCGTGCGCGACCAATGCTGTGTCAAATGCGGTGCGCCGCCATCACATACCCAGGTCCACCACATCCAGCACTGGGCCGACGGTGGTCCCACCGACCTCGGCAACGGCTGCCTTCTCTGCCAACGCTGCCACACCCAGGTCCACCACCACGGCTGGGACGTCGTGATGGGTTTCGACCGACACCCCTGGCTTGTTCCGCCTGCCACCATCGACCCGCAGCGCCGACCACTACCCGCCTACGACCGCCGCACCATGCGACTCGACGACGCGGCCTGA
- a CDS encoding EAL domain-containing protein, which yields MLTLGSSVIAVSVDPYHRAVVAYGYEAAASASERFIEQVLMPISPQARFHRRSDFYWIIYLPWTGAGDDELGRNALIEAARTKLGAHTVSDGDRSWFLDVCMGVAVGDEQLAASSEDDLVRHADAALCIALSSRRAVAFATPTMQRHIRAEVDLAGWLTRSVERDFSVFYQPIVAVPDRRVVGYESLLRWHTESGVLAPDAFLSVAEGISLLAPIGRHAIGEAIRDLSGTISDEVGPGTFVSLNLSGQQLWDDGLVSYVHGLIDGHGVEPSRVWVEVREDQAIRVDTSASRAIDALHDLGCTICIDDLGAGFSALRYVRDLPVDVLKVDRTLIAQLADSSPDRAVVRAIGEMAAATGVKMVAEGIESEEVLPILEEFGFDYAQGYLFGRPAPLVDLFGSDR from the coding sequence GTGTTGACGCTCGGTAGCTCGGTGATCGCGGTGTCGGTCGACCCGTACCACCGAGCCGTGGTCGCCTACGGCTATGAGGCCGCGGCCTCGGCGTCCGAGCGATTCATCGAGCAGGTGCTGATGCCCATCAGTCCGCAGGCCCGATTCCATCGACGGTCGGACTTCTACTGGATCATCTACCTTCCGTGGACCGGCGCCGGTGACGACGAACTCGGACGCAACGCGCTGATCGAGGCCGCTCGCACCAAACTCGGCGCCCACACCGTGAGCGACGGCGATCGAAGTTGGTTCCTCGACGTGTGCATGGGTGTCGCCGTCGGTGACGAGCAGCTCGCGGCGAGTTCCGAGGACGATCTGGTCCGTCATGCCGACGCCGCGCTGTGTATCGCGCTCAGCAGCCGACGGGCCGTCGCATTCGCGACACCCACCATGCAGCGCCACATCCGGGCCGAGGTCGATCTGGCCGGTTGGTTGACCAGGTCGGTCGAGCGCGACTTCTCGGTCTTCTACCAGCCGATCGTCGCGGTGCCCGACCGGCGCGTCGTCGGCTACGAGTCACTGCTCCGCTGGCACACCGAGTCCGGCGTTCTGGCTCCGGACGCGTTTCTCTCGGTGGCCGAGGGGATCTCGCTGCTCGCCCCCATCGGGCGGCATGCCATCGGGGAAGCCATCCGGGACCTGTCGGGGACGATCTCCGATGAGGTCGGCCCGGGTACGTTCGTCTCGTTGAACCTGTCCGGGCAGCAGCTGTGGGACGACGGGCTCGTCTCCTACGTGCACGGTCTGATCGACGGGCACGGTGTGGAGCCGTCGAGGGTGTGGGTCGAGGTGCGGGAGGACCAGGCGATCCGGGTCGACACGTCGGCCTCCCGGGCGATCGACGCGCTCCACGATCTCGGCTGCACCATCTGCATCGACGACCTCGGTGCCGGCTTCTCGGCACTCCGCTATGTCCGCGATCTCCCGGTCGACGTCCTCAAGGTCGACCGCACCCTGATCGCGCAACTCGCCGACAGCTCCCCGGACCGCGCGGTGGTCCGTGCGATCGGCGAGATGGCCGCCGCCACCGGGGTGAAGATGGTGGCCGAGGGCATCGAATCGGAAGAGGTGCTCCCGATCCTGGAGGAGTTCGGGTTCGACTACGCCCAGGGCTACCTGTTCGGCCGGCCCGCGCCGCTGGTGGACCTGTTCGGATCGGATCGATAG